In Cheilinus undulatus linkage group 14, ASM1832078v1, whole genome shotgun sequence, a genomic segment contains:
- the il20ra gene encoding interleukin-20 receptor subunit alpha translates to MKTVLIYLDLLALFGTVSSTLPSPTDVTFTSVNLRNLLQWSPGNGTPNDILFTVQYAIYGDSVEGSKGKRVNWRTVRHCTEIVRHWCDLSNETGDLEQGYHARVRAVHRKASSKWATTRRRFDPKLDTIFGPPLVSIDMEDNNAIITIKGPMRYQPNNQTPAVSMATLYTQMFYNVSVRNIRQGRMSHFPVVSSQCKYRLMEHDAEYCFSVETRFLYMPVHCKPSEWHCIITPPDPWIAQLRWVVVGIVVPSACMCLLGVAGYLLYQYLTGKGQKSPYTLNPLSFYPCPLMPSPETPQNIVLITVIDKKQTPDPESSKKQPHITNPSMGYAPQGQEPLQEPEELSDQSSIDYGFVSKASEPDIGDFGQRERRHDGGVDGNNQEIMKLIQNNPHAPQPKSSLSQKPTSTFSETHMPIRTEVSSKANACLQANSVLVRQSQAPSMALQGLSEVEEEEDREFSGLFMSKTPQTSLFSIPLQSKKQEGTEEMMELRTGGKRDEGNEREPLLSAYASQNTINIPTSQSHQLDYLSDDYGVLSLAAAHKTEADSDDEDEEGEGPICIEWDPRTGKLVLPEIEMVFKNKDGLMQKEEEVEIGGGEEEVVGVEKEVLKLENVYVRQGSEEKAEVLREMEHGGEPGWEADVLKSKWNLIVSMDQ, encoded by the exons ATGAAGACAGTATTAATTTACCTGGACCTGCTAGCTCTGTTCGGCACAG TCTCATCCACTCTTCCCAGCCCCACTGACGTCACCTTTACTTCTGTCAATCTGAGGAATCTGCTGCAGTGGTCTCCAGGAAATGGCACACCTAACGACATACTCTTCACAGTGCAATACGCCAT CTATGGGGACAGTGTCGAGGGCAGCAAAGGGAAACGGGTAAACTGGAGGACAGTCCGGCACTGTACGGAGATTGTGCGCCACTGGTGTGATCTGAGCAATGAGACTGGGGATTTGGAGCAAGGATACCATGCCAGGGTTCGAGCTGTCCACAGGAAAGCATCCTCTAAATGGGCCACTACACGTAGGAGATTTGACCCCAAGTTAGACA CTATATTTGGGCCTCCACTGGTTTCCATAGACATGGAGGACAACAAtgccatcatcaccatcaaggGACCAATGAGATATCAGCCCAACAACCAAACCCCAGCAGTCTCAATGGCAACACTCTACACCCAGATGTTTTACAATGTCTCTGTCCGCAACATCCGTCAGGGTCGTATG aGCCATTTCCCAGTCGTCTCTTCCCAGTGCAAGTATCGTCTGATGGAGCACGATGCAGAGTACTGCTTCTCTGTCGAGACTAGATTCCTCTACATGCCAGTCCACTGCAAGCCTTCAGAATGGCACTGCATTATTACGCCTCCAG ACCCCTGGATTGCTCAGCTGAGGTGGGTGGTTGTGGGTATTGTTGTTCCATCTGCGTGTATGTGTTTGCTGGGGGTGGCTGGCTACCTTCTCTATCAGTACCTGACAGGAAAAGGACAAAAGAGCCCATACACACTG AACCCGCTGTCTTTTTATCCATGCCCTCTTATGCCCTCCCCTGAGACGCCGCAAAATATTGTTCTCATCACCGTCATTGATAAGAAACAAACACCAGACCCTGAATCCTCCAAAAAACAGCCTCACATTACAAACCCCTCAATGGGATATGCACCCCAGGGGCAAGAACCACTTCAAGAGCCTGAGGAACTCTCAGACCAATCATCCATCGACTATGGATTTGTCAGCAAAGCGTCTGAACCTGACATTGGAGATTTTggacaaagagagaggagacatgATGGAGGAGTAGATGGAAATAACCAGGAAATTATGAAACTAATCCAGAATAATCCTCACGCTCCACAGCCAAAGTCCTCCCTTTCACAGAAGCCGACCTCCACATTTTCAGAAACACACATGCCGATACGCACAGAGGTGAGCTCAAAAGCCAATGCATGTTTACAGGCAAATTCAGTTTTAGTACGTCAGAGTCAAGCACCGTCAATGGCTCTTCAGGGTCTATCagaggtggaggaagaggaggatagAGAGTTTTCTGGTTTGTTTATGAGCAAAACTCCACAGACTAGCCTCTTCAGTATTCCTTTACAGtcaaaaaaacaggaagggaCAGAAGAAATGATGGAACTAAGAACAGGTGGGAAGAGAGATGAGGGCAATGAGAGGGAACCCCTTCTTTCTGCATATGCATCGCAGAACACCATTAACATTCCTACCTCCCAGTCTCACCAGTTAGATTACCTGTCTGATGACTATGGTGTTCTGAGTCTGGCTGCTGCACACAAAACAGAGGCAGAcagtgatgatgaagatgaggagggGGAGGGACCTATTTGTATTGAGTGGGATCCCAGAACAGGGAAACTAGTGTTGCCAGAAATAGAGATGGTGTTCAAAAATAAAGATGGGTTGAtgcagaaagaggaagaggtggAGATTGGAGGGGGAGAAGAGGAGGTGGTGGGTGTGGAGAAGGAGGTGTTGAAGTTGGAAAATGTGTATGTCAGACAAGGGTCTGAAGAGAAGGCTGAGGTACTGAGAGAGATGGAGCATGGTGGGGAACCAGGATGGGAGGCTGATGTTCTAAAGAGCAAATGGAACCTGATTGTATCAATGGATCAGTAG